The Roseococcus microcysteis genome contains a region encoding:
- a CDS encoding usg protein, with the protein MLDALVPMVKIPDWRVTTAEILYHMPDHPHVLQTFIWQKTDRAPEFPELTRFLDFWRREIEGPLHSVRVASAALIEPAHLRYANGVFTIH; encoded by the coding sequence ATGCTCGACGCGTTGGTTCCCATGGTGAAGATCCCCGACTGGCGGGTCACCACCGCCGAGATCCTCTACCACATGCCCGACCACCCGCATGTCCTGCAGACCTTCATCTGGCAGAAGACCGACCGCGCGCCGGAATTCCCGGAACTGACCCGTTTCCTCGATTTCTGGCGGCGTGAGATCGAGGGCCCGCTGCACTCCGTCCGCGTGGCCAGCGCGGCCTTGATCGAGCCCGCGCATCTGCGCTACGCGAATGGGGTCTTCACCATCCACTGA
- the acdA gene encoding 3-sulfinopropanoyl-CoA desulfinase has translation MFSLNADQEKLRAAAREMAQEAAAQAAETDRSTHYPWPMVRRMTEGGFMGLTIPREWGGRGGSYLDAVLVVEEFAKACAVCGRIAVEANMGAIGAIMAYGTEAQKKIAAELVLAGDKPAICITEPEAGSAASEMTTTAVKRGDRWIINGVKHWITGGGVSKLHLIFARAIEDGVEQGIGGFLVVRNGENDPANLVVARRIPSMGLCGMPEAELHFRDLEVPDSMVLRAPGGFKRGFGKLMDAYNGQRVGAATAALGIAAGAYDHALAFAQRRQQFGRPIAEFQGLGWMLADMSIKLEASRALIWQAAASAGPNGFPDRLMAARAKVLAADSAVEVTNMALQVWGAAGYSRDNPMERAVRDARMFPIAGGTAQILRNQVAEQILGRKLPQTRDGMLKLAMSEGAKLAAE, from the coding sequence ATGTTCAGCCTGAACGCCGACCAGGAGAAGCTGCGCGCCGCCGCGCGAGAGATGGCGCAGGAAGCCGCCGCCCAGGCGGCCGAGACCGACCGCAGCACCCACTACCCCTGGCCCATGGTCCGCCGCATGACCGAGGGCGGCTTCATGGGCCTGACCATCCCGCGCGAATGGGGCGGGCGCGGTGGCTCCTATCTCGACGCCGTGCTGGTGGTGGAGGAATTCGCCAAGGCCTGCGCCGTCTGCGGCCGCATCGCGGTCGAGGCCAATATGGGCGCGATCGGCGCCATCATGGCCTATGGCACCGAGGCGCAGAAGAAGATCGCGGCCGAACTCGTGCTGGCCGGCGACAAGCCCGCCATCTGCATCACCGAGCCCGAGGCCGGTTCCGCCGCCTCCGAGATGACCACCACCGCGGTGAAGCGCGGCGACCGCTGGATCATCAACGGGGTGAAGCACTGGATCACCGGTGGTGGTGTGTCCAAGCTGCATTTGATCTTCGCGCGCGCCATCGAGGATGGCGTGGAGCAGGGGATCGGCGGCTTCCTCGTGGTCCGCAATGGCGAGAACGACCCGGCGAACCTGGTGGTCGCGCGGCGCATCCCCTCCATGGGCCTTTGCGGCATGCCGGAGGCGGAGCTGCATTTCCGCGACCTGGAAGTGCCCGATTCGATGGTGCTGCGCGCGCCGGGTGGATTCAAGCGCGGCTTCGGCAAGCTGATGGACGCCTATAACGGCCAGCGCGTGGGTGCCGCGACGGCCGCACTCGGTATCGCGGCCGGCGCCTATGACCATGCGCTGGCCTTCGCGCAGCGGCGCCAGCAATTCGGCCGGCCCATCGCGGAGTTCCAGGGCCTGGGCTGGATGCTGGCGGACATGTCCATCAAGCTGGAAGCGAGCCGCGCCCTGATCTGGCAGGCGGCGGCCAGCGCCGGCCCCAACGGCTTCCCCGACCGGCTGATGGCCGCCCGGGCCAAGGTGCTGGCCGCCGACAGCGCGGTGGAAGTGACCAACATGGCGCTGCAGGTCTGGGGCGCCGCCGGCTATTCCCGCGACAACCCGATGGAGCGCGCGGTGCGCGATGCGCGCATGTTCCCCATCGCGGGCGGCACGGCGCAGATCCTGCGCAACCAGGTGGCCGAGCAGATCCTGGGCCGCAAGCTGCCGCAGACGCGCGACGGGATGCTGAAGCTGGCCATGTCCGAGGGGGCGAAGCTGGCGGCCGAATAA
- the groL gene encoding chaperonin GroEL (60 kDa chaperone family; promotes refolding of misfolded polypeptides especially under stressful conditions; forms two stacked rings of heptamers to form a barrel-shaped 14mer; ends can be capped by GroES; misfolded proteins enter the barrel where they are refolded when GroES binds) — MAAKDVKFGASARDKMLRGVDILADAVKVTLGPKGRNVVLDKSFGAPRITKDGVTVAKEIELADKFENMGAQMVREVASKTNDLAGDGTTTATVLAQALIREGAKAVAAGMNPMDLKRGMDKAVLQVVAELEAKTKKITTSAEVAQVGTLSANGETEIGEMIAQAMEKVGNEGVITVEEAKSIQTELDVVEGMQFDRGYVSPYFITNAEKMIAELDNPYILIFEKKLSQLQPMLPLLEAVVQSGRPLVIIAEDVEGEALATLVVNKLRGGLKIAAVKAPGFGDRRKAMLEDIAILTGGQMISEDLGIKLETVTLNMLGKAKTVRIEKENTTIVDGAGSKDEITGRCEQIKAQIEETTSDYDREKLQERLAKLAGGVAVIRVGGSTEVEVKERKDRVDDALHATRAAVQEGIVPGGGTALLRASTNLHSLKGLNNDEQVGIEIVRKAIQVPAKQIATNAGKDGAVVAGETLRNDTWEFGYDAQKDEYKNLVEAGIIDPTKVVRTALQDAASVASLLITTEAMVAERPEKKAAPAGGPGGGMGDMDF, encoded by the coding sequence ATGGCTGCGAAAGACGTGAAGTTCGGCGCTTCGGCGCGCGACAAGATGCTCCGTGGCGTCGACATCCTGGCCGATGCGGTCAAGGTCACGCTGGGCCCGAAGGGCCGCAACGTGGTCCTCGACAAGTCCTTCGGCGCGCCCCGCATCACCAAGGACGGTGTGACGGTCGCCAAGGAAATCGAGCTGGCCGACAAGTTCGAGAACATGGGCGCCCAGATGGTGCGCGAAGTGGCCTCGAAGACCAACGACCTCGCGGGCGACGGCACCACCACCGCCACCGTGCTGGCGCAGGCGCTGATCCGTGAGGGTGCCAAGGCGGTCGCCGCCGGCATGAACCCGATGGACCTGAAGCGCGGCATGGACAAGGCCGTCCTGCAGGTCGTGGCCGAGCTGGAAGCCAAGACCAAGAAGATCACGACCTCGGCCGAAGTGGCGCAGGTCGGCACGCTCTCCGCCAATGGCGAGACCGAGATCGGCGAGATGATCGCCCAGGCGATGGAGAAGGTCGGCAACGAGGGTGTCATCACCGTCGAGGAAGCCAAGTCCATCCAGACCGAGCTCGACGTCGTCGAGGGCATGCAGTTCGACCGCGGCTATGTCTCCCCGTACTTCATCACGAATGCGGAGAAGATGATCGCCGAGCTGGACAACCCCTACATCCTCATCTTCGAGAAGAAGCTGTCGCAGCTGCAGCCGATGCTGCCCCTGCTCGAAGCCGTGGTGCAGAGCGGCCGTCCGCTCGTCATCATCGCCGAGGACGTGGAGGGCGAGGCCCTGGCGACCCTCGTGGTCAACAAGCTGCGTGGCGGCCTGAAGATCGCGGCCGTGAAGGCGCCTGGCTTCGGTGATCGCCGCAAGGCGATGCTGGAGGACATCGCGATCCTGACCGGCGGCCAGATGATCAGCGAGGACCTCGGCATCAAGCTCGAGACCGTCACGCTGAACATGCTGGGCAAGGCCAAGACCGTCCGCATCGAGAAGGAGAACACCACGATCGTGGATGGTGCCGGCTCGAAGGACGAGATCACGGGCCGCTGCGAGCAGATCAAGGCGCAGATCGAGGAGACCACCTCGGACTACGACCGCGAGAAGCTGCAGGAGCGCCTGGCGAAGCTGGCCGGCGGCGTGGCCGTCATCCGCGTCGGTGGCAGCACCGAGGTCGAGGTGAAGGAGCGCAAGGACCGCGTGGACGACGCGCTGCATGCGACGCGCGCCGCCGTGCAGGAAGGCATCGTGCCGGGTGGTGGCACCGCGCTGCTGCGCGCCAGCACCAACCTGCACTCGCTGAAGGGCCTGAACAACGACGAGCAGGTCGGCATCGAGATCGTCCGCAAGGCGATCCAGGTGCCCGCGAAGCAGATCGCGACCAATGCCGGCAAGGACGGCGCGGTCGTGGCCGGCGAGACGCTGCGCAACGACACCTGGGAGTTCGGCTACGACGCCCAGAAGGACGAGTACAAGAACCTGGTGGAAGCCGGCATCATCGACCCGACCAAGGTCGTGCGCACGGCGCTGCAGGATGCGGCCTCGGTCGCCTCGCTGCTGATCACCACGGAAGCCATGGTGGCCGAGCGTCCGGAGAAGAAGGCGGCCCCCGCGGGCGGCCCCGGCGG
- the groES gene encoding co-chaperone GroES yields the protein MKFRPLHDRVLVRRITAQEKTAGGIIIPDTAQEKPQEGEVLAVGAGTINEKGEVRPLDVKAGDRILFGKWSGTEVKIDGEELLIMKESDVMGIVENATPAAKAA from the coding sequence ATGAAGTTCCGCCCCTTGCACGACCGCGTCCTCGTCCGCCGCATCACGGCCCAGGAGAAGACCGCGGGTGGCATCATCATCCCCGACACCGCCCAGGAGAAGCCGCAGGAAGGCGAAGTCCTGGCCGTGGGCGCCGGCACCATCAACGAGAAGGGCGAGGTCCGTCCGCTCGACGTGAAGGCCGGTGACCGCATCCTGTTCGGCAAGTGGTCGGGCACCGAGGTCAAGATCGACGGCGAGGAGCTGCTGATCATGAAGGAATCCGACGTGATGGGCATCGTCGAGAACGCGACGCCCGCGGCGAAGGCGGCCTGA